In Horticoccus luteus, the following proteins share a genomic window:
- a CDS encoding alpha/beta hydrolase family protein translates to MMKRVILLWLGVVVAVSAADKGRVLTHEDVWLMKRVGAPVPSPDGQWVVVAVTDPAYAKKDESDALWLCPIAGDQAPRRITANKGGAGSPAWSPDGKRLAFAAKRDGDEAKQIYVLDLARGGEAVRVTDVSTGARCPQWSPDGTRLLFISDVYPDARTDADNKREAKERKERKYHARVYEQFPVRAWDHWLGERVAHLLVQDAKAGAEARDVLAGSALAAKRGFGGRAGDAAADFDAVWSPDGKSIVFLAVTNRDQAAAAEVNLQLFEVGAEGGEPRALTADKDDYGRPQFRPDGRALLLTMEPGGDGKVYHHRRLVSFPWPFAAKRTVLTPGAEVSVAHFGVGADSTTVYFTAETAGQEKLFSIAADGGHPLRAFDLPAGGCLSNLATGGSAIVANYDSAVSPPEVVAIDAKTVSYRFLTQFNADAVAPLDLPPVEHFAFTTAQGRKIENLLVRPPHFDPQKKYPLFVVIHGGANMMWRDAWSLRWNYHLLAAPGYVLLLTNYTGSTGSTEAFAQAIQGDPLKTPGDEINQAADEAIKRYAFIDGARQAAGGASYGGHLANWLQATTTRYKCLISHAGLVDLAEQWGTSDVVYDREVTNGGPVWENGPLWTEQSPARLAGNHAKGTGWVTPMLLTVGEKDFRVPLNNTLMNWTLHQRLGVPSRLVVFPEENHHILDGEDSKYWYGEVHAWLARWLK, encoded by the coding sequence ATGATGAAACGAGTTATCCTGTTGTGGTTGGGAGTGGTGGTGGCGGTGAGCGCGGCGGACAAGGGCCGGGTGCTGACGCACGAGGACGTGTGGTTGATGAAGCGCGTGGGCGCGCCGGTGCCGAGTCCCGACGGCCAGTGGGTGGTGGTCGCGGTGACCGATCCGGCTTACGCGAAAAAGGATGAATCGGATGCGTTGTGGTTGTGCCCGATCGCGGGGGACCAGGCACCGCGTCGCATCACAGCGAACAAGGGTGGCGCGGGCAGCCCGGCGTGGAGTCCTGATGGGAAGAGGCTGGCGTTTGCGGCGAAGCGCGATGGTGACGAGGCGAAGCAGATTTATGTGCTGGATCTGGCGCGCGGGGGCGAAGCGGTGCGGGTGACGGACGTGTCGACGGGCGCGCGCTGCCCGCAGTGGAGTCCGGACGGGACGCGGTTGCTGTTCATCAGCGATGTGTATCCGGACGCGCGCACGGACGCGGACAACAAGCGGGAGGCGAAGGAGCGGAAGGAGCGGAAATACCACGCGCGGGTGTATGAACAATTTCCGGTGCGGGCGTGGGATCACTGGCTCGGCGAGCGGGTGGCGCACCTATTGGTGCAGGACGCGAAGGCCGGCGCAGAGGCGCGCGATGTGCTGGCAGGTTCGGCGCTCGCGGCGAAGCGCGGATTCGGCGGGCGCGCAGGCGATGCGGCGGCGGACTTCGATGCGGTGTGGTCGCCGGACGGGAAGAGCATCGTCTTCCTTGCGGTGACGAATCGCGACCAGGCGGCAGCGGCGGAGGTGAATTTGCAGTTGTTCGAAGTAGGCGCGGAAGGCGGCGAGCCGCGGGCGCTGACGGCGGACAAGGACGATTACGGGCGCCCGCAATTCCGGCCGGACGGACGGGCGTTGTTGCTAACGATGGAGCCGGGCGGGGACGGCAAAGTTTATCATCATCGCCGGTTGGTCTCGTTTCCGTGGCCCTTCGCGGCGAAGCGCACGGTGTTGACGCCGGGGGCGGAGGTGAGTGTCGCGCATTTCGGCGTGGGGGCGGACAGCACGACGGTTTATTTCACGGCGGAGACGGCGGGGCAGGAAAAGCTGTTCTCGATCGCGGCGGACGGTGGGCACCCGCTGCGCGCCTTCGATTTGCCGGCGGGCGGATGCTTGTCGAATCTGGCTACGGGGGGCTCGGCGATTGTCGCGAACTACGACAGCGCGGTGAGTCCGCCTGAGGTGGTGGCGATCGATGCGAAGACGGTGAGTTACCGTTTTCTGACGCAGTTCAACGCGGACGCGGTGGCGCCGCTGGATCTGCCGCCGGTGGAGCATTTCGCGTTTACGACGGCGCAGGGGCGGAAGATCGAAAATCTTCTCGTGCGCCCGCCGCACTTCGATCCGCAGAAAAAATATCCGCTCTTCGTCGTGATTCATGGCGGGGCGAACATGATGTGGCGCGATGCGTGGTCACTGCGGTGGAATTACCATCTGCTCGCGGCACCGGGCTACGTGCTGCTGCTGACGAATTACACCGGCTCAACGGGTTCGACGGAGGCGTTTGCGCAGGCGATCCAAGGCGATCCGCTGAAGACGCCGGGCGACGAAATCAACCAGGCGGCGGACGAGGCGATCAAGCGTTACGCGTTCATCGATGGGGCGCGGCAGGCGGCGGGCGGCGCGAGCTATGGCGGGCATCTGGCAAACTGGCTGCAGGCGACGACGACGCGCTACAAGTGCCTCATTTCGCACGCGGGCCTCGTGGACCTCGCCGAGCAATGGGGCACGAGCGATGTCGTTTACGATCGCGAAGTGACCAACGGCGGACCGGTATGGGAAAACGGGCCGTTGTGGACGGAGCAAAGCCCGGCGCGGCTGGCGGGCAATCACGCGAAAGGCACGGGGTGGGTGACGCCGATGCTGCTCACGGTCGGCGAAAAGGATTTCCGGGTGCCGCTGAACAACACCTTGATGAACTGGACGCTGCACCAACGACTCGGCGTGCCGAGCCGGCTCGTGGTTTTCCCCGAGGAGAATCACCACATTCTCGACGGCGAAGACAGCAAGTATTGGTATGGCGAAGTGCACGCGTGGCTCGCGCGCTGGTTGAAATAA
- a CDS encoding S10 family peptidase has protein sequence MKRAFLLASALALACSLARADEPAKPNDDKTPPPEEVFKPEDVVTQGAIAGINYEAHAGTLVVHPGNWDDVKDKENKDNATAVASMFYVAYFKKGAAATERPVTFFYNGGPGSSTVWLHMGSFGPKRVITADDTHTPAAPYQVIDNDSTLLDASDLVFIDAPGTGFSRIAGKDKFKAFYGVDQDAYAFSQFIQQFLTKYGRWNSPKFLFGESYGTPRSAVLVNLLQSASVDFNGVILLSQILNFDLFDDIPDFNPGVDLPYQVSLPTYAATAWYHHKLPGQRPADLPKFLQEVEHFAMNDYALALLAGASLPDDQRHAIAEKLHAYTGLSVAYILKANLRVGGGEFEKNLQDDANLTTGRLDSRFSGPTLDPLSKSADYDPQSAAISSAYVSAFNDYVRRTLNYGHDRQFKPMIPVFSHWEFKHHQPGADFASLGITNVLPDLATAMKTNTNLKILLLGGYFDVATPYFQGVYEMRHLPIPQNLQANISYHYYQSGHMVYANADALKQMHRDVAAFIHSTDNVSRK, from the coding sequence ATGAAACGTGCCTTCCTTCTCGCGAGCGCCCTGGCCCTCGCATGCTCCCTCGCTCGCGCCGACGAACCGGCCAAGCCCAACGACGACAAAACCCCTCCGCCCGAGGAAGTGTTCAAACCCGAGGACGTCGTCACTCAGGGCGCCATCGCCGGAATCAATTACGAAGCGCACGCCGGCACTCTCGTCGTTCATCCCGGCAATTGGGACGACGTGAAGGACAAAGAGAACAAGGACAACGCCACCGCCGTCGCCTCGATGTTCTACGTCGCCTACTTCAAGAAAGGCGCTGCGGCGACCGAGCGCCCGGTCACGTTTTTCTATAACGGCGGCCCCGGCTCCTCGACCGTCTGGCTGCACATGGGCTCCTTTGGTCCGAAACGCGTCATCACTGCCGACGACACGCATACGCCCGCCGCCCCGTATCAAGTCATCGACAACGACTCCACGCTCCTCGACGCCAGCGACCTCGTCTTCATCGACGCCCCCGGCACCGGCTTCAGCCGCATCGCCGGCAAGGATAAGTTCAAGGCCTTCTACGGCGTCGACCAGGATGCCTACGCCTTCTCGCAATTCATCCAGCAGTTCCTCACGAAATACGGCCGCTGGAACTCCCCGAAATTTCTCTTCGGCGAAAGCTACGGCACGCCCCGCTCCGCCGTGCTCGTCAACCTGCTCCAGTCCGCCAGCGTCGACTTTAACGGCGTCATCCTCCTCTCGCAGATCCTCAATTTCGATCTCTTCGACGACATCCCCGATTTCAACCCCGGCGTCGATCTGCCTTACCAAGTCTCACTCCCGACTTACGCCGCCACCGCTTGGTATCACCACAAACTCCCGGGCCAGCGCCCCGCCGACTTGCCGAAGTTTCTCCAGGAAGTGGAGCACTTCGCCATGAACGACTATGCGCTCGCCCTCCTCGCCGGCGCCTCCCTCCCCGACGATCAACGCCACGCCATCGCCGAGAAACTCCACGCCTACACCGGCCTCTCCGTCGCTTACATCCTCAAGGCCAACCTCCGCGTCGGTGGCGGCGAATTCGAAAAAAATCTCCAGGACGACGCCAACCTCACCACCGGCCGTCTCGACTCCCGCTTTTCCGGCCCAACCCTCGACCCGTTGAGCAAATCCGCCGATTACGACCCGCAAAGCGCGGCCATCTCCTCCGCCTATGTCTCGGCCTTCAACGACTACGTGCGCCGCACCCTCAACTACGGCCACGACCGACAGTTCAAACCCATGATCCCCGTCTTCAGCCATTGGGAGTTCAAGCATCACCAGCCCGGCGCCGATTTCGCGTCCCTCGGCATCACCAATGTCCTGCCCGATCTCGCCACCGCGATGAAGACCAACACCAACCTCAAAATCCTCCTCCTTGGCGGATATTTTGACGTGGCGACGCCCTACTTCCAAGGCGTTTACGAAATGCGCCACCTGCCGATACCTCAGAACCTGCAAGCCAACATCTCGTATCACTACTACCAGTCCGGCCACATGGTTTACGCGAACGCGGACGCCCTCAAACAAATGCACCGCGACGTCGCCGCGTTCATCCACTCCACCGACAACGTCTCGCGGAAGTAA
- a CDS encoding anthranilate synthase component II — protein sequence MLLVIDNFDSFTFNLVQYFGQLGVEQRVFRNNEITPAEALALNPDRVLISPGPCSPAEAGVSLDMIAAFAGRKPIFGVCLGHQSVGHYFGGKVVRAGRLMHGKTSPILHRDTDLFHGLPQGFAATRYHSLLIERATFPDCLEITAETAEGEIMGLRHKTLPIWGVQFHPESIATDNGMRILENFLQLN from the coding sequence GTGCTCCTCGTCATCGACAATTTCGACTCCTTCACCTTCAACCTCGTCCAATATTTCGGCCAGTTGGGCGTGGAGCAACGCGTGTTTCGCAACAACGAGATCACGCCCGCTGAAGCGCTCGCGCTCAATCCCGACCGCGTCCTCATTTCCCCGGGCCCCTGCTCGCCCGCCGAAGCCGGTGTCTCGCTCGACATGATCGCCGCGTTCGCCGGCCGGAAGCCCATCTTCGGCGTCTGCCTCGGCCACCAATCCGTCGGTCACTACTTCGGCGGCAAAGTCGTGCGGGCGGGCCGCCTCATGCACGGCAAGACCTCCCCCATCCTCCATCGCGACACCGATCTTTTCCACGGCCTCCCGCAGGGTTTTGCCGCCACGCGCTATCACTCCCTCCTGATCGAACGCGCCACCTTTCCCGACTGCCTCGAAATCACCGCCGAAACCGCCGAGGGTGAAATCATGGGCCTGCGCCACAAGACGCTTCCGATCTGGGGCGTGCAGTTCCATCCCGAAAGCATCGCCACCGACAACGGCATGCGCATCCTGGAAAATTTCCTGCAACTGAACTGA
- a CDS encoding phytanoyl-CoA dioxygenase family protein encodes MTLSPDQVAAFRQHGYLAVPAFFDPRETAALQADIARLQRNGFLRNVATAGDGQTASTTKANLQLCPANFYSTLIRAVPFAPKVTAAVTRLLGGPDITLHLDQIFLKPGRTGMGTAWHQDNAYFRIPSPLRGTAMWIAIHDATIANGALSIIPDAWENPLPHERDGNSNHHIRCFPDESRAQAIELAAGSVIFFCYGTPHCTGDNTTDRERAGLAFHFLCDDQTDESFYTTGRIGNPRPRLTGARASGGFEEYGATIAGTWEREVAQTLAGPTERP; translated from the coding sequence ATGACGCTCTCCCCCGACCAAGTCGCTGCCTTCCGCCAACACGGCTACCTCGCCGTCCCCGCCTTCTTCGACCCCCGCGAAACCGCCGCGCTGCAGGCCGACATCGCGCGCCTCCAACGCAATGGCTTTCTCCGCAACGTCGCCACCGCCGGCGACGGCCAGACCGCCTCGACCACCAAAGCCAACTTGCAGCTCTGTCCCGCCAATTTTTACAGCACCCTCATCCGCGCCGTGCCGTTCGCCCCGAAAGTCACCGCTGCGGTCACGCGCCTCCTCGGCGGGCCCGACATCACCCTTCACCTCGACCAGATTTTCCTCAAACCGGGCCGCACCGGCATGGGCACCGCGTGGCATCAGGACAACGCCTACTTCCGCATTCCATCGCCCCTCCGCGGCACCGCGATGTGGATCGCCATCCACGACGCCACGATCGCCAACGGCGCGCTCAGCATCATCCCCGACGCGTGGGAAAATCCCCTTCCCCACGAGCGCGACGGCAACAGCAACCACCACATCCGCTGCTTCCCCGACGAAAGCCGGGCGCAGGCCATCGAACTCGCCGCCGGCAGCGTGATTTTCTTTTGCTACGGCACGCCGCATTGCACGGGCGACAACACCACCGACCGCGAACGCGCCGGTCTCGCGTTTCATTTCCTCTGCGACGACCAGACCGACGAATCGTTTTACACCACCGGCCGCATCGGCAACCCGCGCCCCCGCCTGACCGGCGCGCGCGCCAGCGGCGGCTTTGAAGAATACGGCGCCACCATTGCGGGCACTTGGGAGCGCGAGGTCGCGCAAACGCTCGCCGGCCCAACTGAACGTCCCTGA
- a CDS encoding helix-turn-helix transcriptional regulator, translated as MKSIVRYGRGSARSLPTHRDGGLEIVLLEKGALNWHVEGRVERVTAGSVYFSLPWQEHGSVDEFEAGHLWQWVQLRLAGPSRRPRRQFRLVREIGLGAERERRLSALLVRSGRHCFPATARMAWLLPALVAELTAGAVGGPPDEVYVNTLTRLVVLELERCIDRAAQSAGATAGAEERVQKFIASLGERVDTAWTLQAMAAACGLGRSRFATLCRKITGDSPLTLVNRLRTEQAKRLLRESAATVTEVAFATGFSSSQYFARVFRAFTAMEPRAYRGRHAAAAGAISPGATSSAGRRGGARGDAAPTRRRAGRG; from the coding sequence ATGAAAAGCATTGTTCGCTACGGCCGGGGGAGTGCGCGTTCGCTGCCCACGCACCGCGATGGCGGTTTGGAAATCGTGCTGCTCGAAAAAGGGGCGCTGAACTGGCACGTCGAGGGGCGGGTGGAGCGAGTGACGGCGGGCTCGGTTTACTTTTCCCTGCCGTGGCAGGAGCACGGGAGCGTGGACGAATTTGAGGCGGGGCACTTGTGGCAGTGGGTGCAGTTGCGTCTCGCGGGGCCGAGCCGGCGGCCGCGCCGGCAGTTTCGGCTGGTGCGGGAAATCGGGCTCGGTGCGGAACGGGAGCGAAGGCTCAGTGCGTTGCTGGTGCGTTCCGGGCGACATTGTTTTCCGGCGACGGCGCGGATGGCCTGGTTGTTGCCCGCGCTCGTGGCGGAACTCACGGCGGGCGCGGTGGGCGGGCCGCCGGACGAGGTTTATGTGAACACGCTGACGCGGCTGGTCGTGCTGGAATTGGAGCGGTGCATCGATCGCGCGGCGCAGTCGGCGGGCGCGACAGCGGGCGCGGAGGAGCGGGTGCAGAAATTTATCGCGAGTCTGGGTGAGCGGGTGGACACGGCGTGGACACTGCAAGCGATGGCGGCGGCGTGCGGACTCGGGCGTTCGCGGTTTGCGACGTTGTGCCGCAAGATCACGGGTGACAGCCCGCTGACGTTGGTGAACCGGTTGCGGACCGAGCAGGCGAAACGGTTGTTGCGGGAGTCGGCGGCCACGGTGACGGAGGTGGCGTTTGCGACGGGCTTCAGTTCCAGCCAGTATTTCGCGCGGGTGTTTCGCGCGTTCACCGCGATGGAGCCGCGCGCGTATCGCGGGCGGCATGCGGCGGCGGCAGGCGCGATCAGCCCGGGGGCCACGTCATCTGCCGGCCGGCGAGGAGGTGCACGTGGAGATGCGGCACCGACTCGCAGGCGTGCGGGCCGTGGTTGA
- a CDS encoding UDP-glucuronic acid decarboxylase family protein, translating to MRILVTGGAGFLGSHLCDRLLRDGHEVICIDNLFTGQKANIAHLLPNPRFEFVRHDVTDPFKYEVDQIYNLACPASPPHYQYNPIKTIKTSVMGAINCLGLAKRVRARVFQASTSEVYGDPSVHPQPESYWGNVNPIGKRSCYDEGKRCAETLFFDYHRENHLDIRVIRIFNTYGPRMHPNDGRVVSNFIVQALRGEDLTIYGDGKQTRSFCFVDDLIEGFVRFMAQTETVGPMNLGNPGEFTMIELAELTLKLVGGQSKIVHRPLPSDDPKQRQPDITLAKKVLGWEPRVPLEEGLKRTIEYFRSRVSEGGRAS from the coding sequence ATGCGTATCCTCGTCACCGGCGGCGCCGGCTTTTTAGGCTCCCATCTTTGCGACCGGCTGCTGCGCGACGGTCATGAAGTCATCTGCATCGACAACCTCTTCACGGGGCAAAAGGCGAACATCGCGCACCTGCTGCCGAATCCGCGCTTCGAGTTCGTGCGGCACGACGTGACCGATCCGTTCAAATATGAAGTGGACCAGATCTACAATCTGGCGTGTCCGGCGTCGCCTCCGCACTACCAGTATAATCCGATCAAGACGATCAAGACGTCGGTGATGGGCGCAATCAACTGCCTCGGCCTGGCGAAACGGGTGCGGGCGCGGGTGTTTCAGGCGAGCACGAGTGAAGTTTACGGCGATCCCTCGGTGCATCCGCAGCCGGAGAGTTACTGGGGCAACGTGAATCCGATCGGCAAACGTTCGTGTTACGATGAGGGCAAGCGGTGCGCGGAGACGTTGTTCTTCGATTACCACCGGGAAAACCACCTGGACATCCGCGTCATCCGGATTTTCAACACGTATGGTCCGCGGATGCATCCGAACGACGGGCGCGTGGTGTCGAACTTCATCGTGCAGGCGTTGCGCGGCGAGGACCTCACGATCTACGGCGACGGCAAGCAGACGCGGTCGTTTTGTTTTGTGGACGATTTGATCGAAGGATTTGTGCGGTTCATGGCGCAGACGGAAACGGTGGGGCCGATGAATCTCGGCAATCCGGGGGAATTCACGATGATTGAGCTGGCGGAGCTGACGTTGAAGCTGGTGGGCGGCCAATCGAAGATCGTGCACCGGCCGTTGCCGTCGGACGACCCGAAGCAGCGGCAGCCGGACATCACGCTCGCGAAGAAAGTGCTGGGCTGGGAGCCGCGGGTGCCGCTGGAGGAAGGGTTGAAGCGCACAATCGAGTATTTCCGGTCGCGGGTGAGCGAAGGCGGCCGGGCGAGCTAA
- the tgt gene encoding tRNA guanosine(34) transglycosylase Tgt, which yields MPSHFQLLKTDTATAARRGRLRTRHGVIETPIFMPVGTQGTVKSLTPAHLHEIGAQIILGNTYHLNLRPGSELIRDLGGLHAFMGWNGPILTDSGGFQVFSLAKLRDIREDGVAFQSHLDGTKLFLGPREVMGIQQNLGSDIAMVIDECPPWPCERDACARACERSLRWAKQCREIATESGFLAAGHHVFAIAQGSTFDDLRREAAEALSALDFPGYAVGGVSVGEPEPEMLKQVGATTPFLPADKPRYTMGLGTPPQILKMIALGVDMFDCVLPSRVARNGLVFTPDGPMNLRNERFRTDARPISEEIVNYTTQFSRAYLRHVTIAGEIVSCTLLTLHNLHFYLDLVSQARAHIEAGDYAAWSRAWIARYEAGATARTAG from the coding sequence ATGCCCAGTCACTTCCAGCTTTTGAAAACGGATACCGCCACCGCGGCGCGCCGCGGGCGGTTGCGCACGCGGCATGGCGTGATTGAAACGCCGATCTTCATGCCGGTCGGCACGCAGGGCACGGTCAAGTCGCTCACACCGGCGCATCTGCACGAGATCGGCGCGCAGATCATCCTGGGCAACACCTATCATCTCAACCTGCGGCCGGGCTCGGAGTTGATTCGCGACCTCGGCGGGTTGCACGCGTTCATGGGTTGGAACGGGCCCATCCTGACGGACAGCGGCGGGTTTCAGGTATTTTCCTTGGCGAAGCTGCGCGACATCCGGGAGGACGGCGTGGCGTTTCAATCGCATCTCGACGGCACGAAACTTTTTCTCGGGCCCCGCGAGGTGATGGGCATCCAGCAAAATCTCGGGAGCGACATCGCGATGGTGATCGATGAGTGTCCGCCGTGGCCGTGCGAGCGCGATGCGTGTGCGCGGGCGTGCGAGCGGTCGTTGCGGTGGGCGAAGCAATGCCGGGAAATCGCGACGGAGAGCGGATTCCTCGCGGCCGGACATCATGTGTTCGCGATCGCACAGGGCTCGACGTTCGACGACTTGAGGCGGGAAGCGGCGGAGGCGTTAAGCGCGCTGGATTTTCCGGGTTACGCCGTGGGCGGCGTGAGCGTGGGCGAACCGGAGCCGGAGATGTTGAAACAGGTGGGCGCGACGACGCCGTTTCTGCCGGCGGACAAGCCGCGTTACACGATGGGGCTGGGCACGCCGCCGCAGATTCTGAAGATGATCGCGCTGGGCGTGGACATGTTTGACTGCGTGCTGCCATCGCGGGTGGCGCGCAACGGTCTGGTGTTTACGCCGGACGGGCCGATGAACTTGCGCAACGAGCGGTTTCGCACGGATGCGCGGCCGATCAGCGAAGAGATCGTCAACTACACGACGCAGTTTTCGCGCGCATATCTGCGGCATGTGACGATCGCCGGAGAGATCGTCAGTTGCACGCTGCTGACGCTGCACAATCTGCATTTCTATCTCGATCTGGTGAGCCAGGCGCGAGCGCACATCGAAGCGGGGGATTACGCGGCTTGGAGCCGCGCCTGGATCGCGCGTTACGAGGCGGGAGCGACGGCGCGCACGGCGGGTTGA
- a CDS encoding histidine triad nucleotide-binding protein, whose amino-acid sequence MPTLFERIAAREIPAKIEYEDDLCFAIHDIQPQAPVHLLIIPKRVIARVGAATPADESVLGHLLVVAGQLAKKLSLTAGFRLVINHGPHACESVPHLHVHLLAGRQMTWPPG is encoded by the coding sequence ATGCCCACGCTCTTCGAACGCATCGCCGCCCGCGAAATCCCCGCCAAAATCGAATACGAAGACGATCTCTGCTTCGCGATCCACGACATCCAGCCGCAAGCCCCGGTCCATCTCCTTATCATCCCGAAACGCGTCATCGCGCGCGTCGGTGCCGCCACTCCGGCCGATGAATCCGTCCTCGGACATCTGCTCGTCGTCGCCGGCCAGCTCGCGAAAAAACTTTCCCTCACCGCCGGCTTTCGCCTCGTCATCAACCACGGCCCGCACGCCTGCGAGTCGGTGCCGCATCTCCACGTGCACCTCCTCGCCGGCCGGCAGATGACGTGGCCCCCGGGCTGA
- the nrdR gene encoding transcriptional regulator NrdR, giving the protein MRCPKCTSIEDKVVDSRISKEGNTIRRRRECLECGHRFTTTETLVRDGLIVIKRDGRREDFDPEKITRSVRVACHKRPIDVEQISMLVEDVIDVLEAQFEGEIPSSAIGEGVMQRLRHVDQVAYVRFASVYKEFRDVSGFMHEISALEKPKP; this is encoded by the coding sequence ATGCGCTGTCCCAAGTGCACTTCCATCGAAGACAAGGTTGTCGACTCCCGCATCAGCAAGGAGGGCAACACCATTCGCCGCCGCCGCGAATGCCTCGAATGCGGCCACCGGTTCACCACGACTGAAACCCTCGTGCGTGACGGCCTGATCGTCATCAAGCGCGACGGCCGCCGCGAGGATTTCGACCCGGAGAAAATCACGCGCTCCGTGCGCGTCGCCTGCCACAAACGCCCGATCGACGTCGAACAGATCTCCATGCTCGTCGAAGACGTCATCGACGTGCTCGAGGCGCAGTTCGAAGGCGAAATCCCCTCCAGCGCCATCGGTGAAGGCGTCATGCAACGCCTCCGCCACGTCGACCAGGTCGCCTACGTGCGCTTCGCCAGCGTGTATAAAGAGTTTCGCGACGTCTCCGGTTTCATGCACGAAATCAGCGCGCTCGAGAAACCCAAACCATGA
- a CDS encoding diacylglycerol/lipid kinase family protein gives MKLRFILNPRSGANLRTPHLAADLAAYVRAHSLDADIALTTARHHAIELARTAAAQGCERIVAVGGDGTVNEVAQGLLGTSAALAIIARGSGNGLARHLGLPRALPAALALATDAAAPILPIDTGLADGHLFLTAMGVGFDADIVHEFNEHPRRGLTAYVTTTLATWRRRPTLHCSISTGAATFALDALLIGVLNADQYGNNARLAPGARVDDGLLNLVAVRPVGSVAAVLLASRLFLGGFDRSAHVVHLRAPRFIIERDAPGLLHTDGETHPAGPRVEVAVTPRSLRVVVPVRTA, from the coding sequence ATGAAGTTGCGCTTTATCCTCAACCCCCGCTCCGGCGCCAACCTGCGCACGCCCCACCTCGCCGCCGACCTCGCTGCCTACGTTCGCGCGCATTCCCTCGATGCGGACATCGCCCTGACCACCGCCCGCCATCACGCCATCGAACTGGCCCGCACCGCCGCCGCTCAAGGTTGCGAACGCATCGTCGCCGTCGGAGGCGATGGCACCGTCAACGAAGTCGCCCAAGGCCTCCTCGGCACATCCGCCGCGCTCGCGATCATCGCCCGTGGCTCCGGCAACGGCCTCGCGCGCCACCTTGGGCTGCCCCGTGCGCTCCCCGCCGCTCTTGCCCTCGCGACGGACGCCGCTGCGCCAATCCTCCCGATCGACACCGGTCTCGCCGACGGCCACCTTTTCCTCACCGCCATGGGCGTCGGCTTCGATGCCGACATCGTCCATGAGTTCAACGAACACCCCCGCCGCGGCTTGACCGCTTACGTCACGACCACGCTCGCGACGTGGCGTCGCCGGCCCACGTTGCATTGTTCGATCTCGACCGGCGCAGCGACCTTCGCGCTCGATGCGCTGCTCATCGGCGTCCTCAACGCCGATCAATACGGCAACAACGCCCGCCTCGCACCCGGCGCCCGCGTGGATGACGGCCTCCTCAATCTCGTCGCCGTTCGTCCCGTGGGTTCGGTCGCGGCGGTGCTGCTCGCAAGCCGGCTTTTCCTCGGTGGGTTCGATCGCAGCGCCCACGTCGTGCATCTGCGGGCACCCCGGTTCATCATCGAGCGCGATGCGCCCGGCCTGCTGCATACCGACGGTGAAACCCATCCCGCCGGCCCGCGCGTCGAGGTCGCCGTCACTCCTCGCAGCCTGCGCGTAGTCGTGCCCGTGCGCACCGCATGA